In Neokomagataea tanensis, one genomic interval encodes:
- a CDS encoding glycosyltransferase family 2 protein: protein MSHPTAVVIIPCYNEEVAIGQVVSEFRAALPETPIYVYDNNSSDNTVAVAQSAGAIVRTETLQGKGHVIRRMFADIEADYYILVDGDATYEAAAAPKLLEHAQQNGLDMVNAARVTDRTAAYRRGHVLGNRVLTGMVTLVFGRRLTDMLSGYRVFSRRFVKSFPALSSGFETETELTVHALELNMPISEVKTRYIERPPGSNSKLRTYYDGIRILKTIVELVKQERPLSFFTGISSFLILLALILGTPVIITYLKIGLVPRLPTALLSTGLIILAALSLTCGLILNSVTLARKEQKRLIYLSYRSSPRS from the coding sequence ATGTCGCACCCTACCGCCGTCGTCATTATTCCCTGCTACAACGAGGAGGTGGCCATTGGGCAAGTCGTCAGCGAATTTCGCGCGGCCCTTCCTGAGACGCCGATCTACGTTTACGACAACAACTCAAGCGATAACACAGTGGCCGTCGCGCAATCCGCAGGGGCTATTGTCCGCACCGAAACCCTGCAAGGCAAAGGTCATGTCATCCGCCGGATGTTCGCTGACATTGAAGCCGATTACTATATTCTCGTTGACGGTGATGCGACTTACGAAGCCGCAGCAGCCCCAAAGCTACTTGAGCATGCGCAACAAAACGGTTTGGACATGGTCAATGCTGCACGAGTGACAGACCGAACAGCAGCTTATCGGCGCGGACATGTTCTCGGTAATCGCGTTTTGACCGGCATGGTCACGCTGGTTTTTGGCCGTCGTCTGACCGATATGCTCTCTGGCTATCGCGTATTTTCACGGCGGTTTGTGAAATCATTCCCAGCCCTCTCTTCCGGCTTTGAAACCGAAACAGAGCTAACTGTACATGCCCTTGAACTAAATATGCCTATTAGCGAAGTAAAAACACGCTATATAGAACGACCACCCGGGTCGAACTCCAAACTACGCACCTATTATGATGGAATTCGTATTTTAAAAACTATTGTTGAGCTCGTGAAACAGGAAAGACCACTCTCTTTCTTCACAGGGATCAGCTCTTTTCTTATACTTTTAGCGCTAATTCTCGGTACCCCTGTCATTATCACCTACCTCAAAATCGGCCTCGTTCCACGATTGCCGACGGCTCTTTTGTCAACGGGGCTGATCATTCTCGCGGCACTGTCTCTGACCTGCGGACTAATACTCAATAGTGTTACATTAGCTAGAAAAGAACAAAAGCGTTTAATTTATCTATCTTATCGCTCCTCACCGCGCTCTTAA
- a CDS encoding HD domain-containing protein: MDATTTADLALSRDSIEKRLTFLREASRLKEVMRRAFTINGLQESTAAHSWGLCLMVMTFADHLPPEINLIKLFKLCILHDLGEAIHGDIPATSLAASAGKSAQERADLISIMTTLPSELQSEFLTLWDDYENATSPEGQLAKAFDKLETISQHINGQNPANFEHDFNLRYGTKYTSASPLTQAIREVLDENTTRLSELSIISAQKL, from the coding sequence ATGGACGCGACCACAACCGCAGATCTCGCTCTTTCTCGGGACAGCATCGAGAAACGACTGACCTTCCTGCGCGAAGCCTCGCGTCTTAAAGAAGTGATGCGCCGGGCCTTTACCATCAATGGCCTACAGGAAAGTACCGCAGCTCATAGCTGGGGCCTGTGCCTGATGGTGATGACATTTGCCGACCACTTGCCACCTGAAATCAACCTCATAAAGCTTTTCAAACTGTGTATTCTGCATGACCTCGGCGAAGCAATACACGGCGACATCCCGGCGACTTCTCTGGCCGCGTCCGCTGGGAAAAGCGCGCAAGAGAGAGCAGACCTCATAAGCATTATGACAACCCTGCCCTCAGAATTACAGTCAGAGTTTTTGACTCTATGGGATGATTACGAAAACGCCACCAGCCCCGAAGGACAACTCGCAAAAGCATTCGACAAGCTCGAGACAATATCTCAGCATATTAATGGCCAAAACCCTGCAAATTTTGAACATGACTTCAATTTGCGCTACGGCACAAAATACACGAGTGCTTCCCCGCTTACACAAGCAATTCGCGAAGTCCTTGACGAAAATACAACGCGCCTGAGCGAACTGTCGATTATCTCCGCGCAGAAATTATGA